One window of the Cryptomeria japonica chromosome 7, Sugi_1.0, whole genome shotgun sequence genome contains the following:
- the LOC131047283 gene encoding replication protein A 70 kDa DNA-binding subunit A-like, translated as MTDAEDVPLVLRWLMMDAESVNVINEILLGEGYAVIGARLQGFWIVLATGFLIREQQGYKVSELAPKIQLTPHAILSINASDDVPSPVLQLLSFEKLIDSEDDNARYRLILSNGTHMQLLILPPKYSELLLSDTLKIGSVLSLTACACRTVWNSRVIIIFKLVVKFTNSPLLGKPRYLLQEQEQAMFAREPTPTARRSLKFGMHIPPAQQETFQNIIPIKALIPFQNKWAIKGHVINKRKMHQYNTPKSSGQVFNFDMIDAEGTEVRIMCFGDIAEMHYHRVEPGAYYYLSKGSIKEANTKWNKLNSHLEITLDHNSTLKHCDPLVDVEGNASRFTPINELTNCSNNTLFNVIGVVIDVKGVAVISRKDGSKVKKGLSK; from the exons ATGACAGATGCAGAGGATGTACCGCTTGTGTTGCGTTGGCTTATGATGGACGCAGAGAGTGTTAATGTCATTAATG AGATTTTGTTGGGAGAAGGTTATGCAGTGATTGGAGCAAGGTTACAAGGTTTCT GGATTGTGCTTGCAACTGGATTTCTTATTCGAGAACAACAAGGTTACAAGGTTTCT GAGCTGGCCCCAAAAATACAACTAACCCCACATGCAATCCTCTCCATTAATGCCAGTGATGACGTTCCATCTCCAGTACTTCAGCTTTTGTCTTTTGAAAAATTGATAGACAGTGAAGATGACAATGCTCGGTATAGGCTCATTCTCTCTAATGGTACACACATGCAACTGTTAATCCTACCACCAAAGTATAGTGAACTGCTACTTTCAGACACATTAAAGATAGGATCTGTGCTATCATTGACAGCTTGTGCTTGTAGAACTGTTTGGAACTCAAG GGTTATAATAATATTCAAGCTTGTTGTCAAATTTACAAATTCACCATTGCTCGGAAAACCTAGATACTTGCTTCAAGAGCAAGAACAAGCAATGTTTGCTCGCGAACCAACTCCCACAGCTAGACGTTCCCTTAAGTTTGGAATGCACATCCCACCTGCACAGCAAGAAACCTTTCAGAATATCATCCCAATAAAAGCTTTGATCCCCTTCCAAAATAAATGGGCAATAAAAGGTCATGTAATAAACAAGAGGAAAATGCATCAGTATAATACACCAAAATCCTCTGGGCAAGTCTTTAACTTTGACATGATAGATGCTGAAGGTACTGAAGTTAGAATAATGTGTTTTGGTGATATAGCTGAGATGCATTACCATAGGGTTGAACCAGGAGCATATTATTATCTGTCAAAAGGTTCCATTAAGGAAGCCAACACAAAATGGAATAAACTTAACAGTCATCTTGAGATTACTTTGGACCACAATTCAACATTAAAGCATTGTGATCCACTTGTTGATGTTGAAGGTAATGCTTCTCGATTCACACCAATCAATGAACTTACAAACTGCAGCAACAACACTTTATTCAATGTCAttggtgttgttattgatgttaaaGGTGTTGCAGTAATATCTAGAAAAGATGGAAGCAAAGTGAAAAAAGGGTTGTCAAAATAA
- the LOC131047284 gene encoding putative UPF0481 protein At3g02645 has product MDSKNTDQVRIDQSRWVISIRDGLLIDHEKEEEKEFCIAVFSVPKELLAVKPEAYIPQCVSIGPYHQWRSELYETERYKVAAARRFQQRIEGFKFESVVEELKKHEWQIRCCYHKYLDYSEEALAWLMALDASFVLQCLQFYVKQADQASKEVASEVKQLGRVLDPSGRSATHNAIMRDLMMLENQVPLFLLQKLLEMQLGSIDQAEERLCNLVVAACEELSPFMYKMPDSSRLRVKERGHVLEVLYYSIVPTVTMGDGNKESEETKRESLPDTSFVRQALNSAWTAVSSLNVRPVRSLTALLKRLFKLLKGRIHKFVVKLPMRLLSSLGNFKILRVFNLLLTLLFGSDKAEKEKDGEGDAKGEAGEAGEGGGSSLEIPPTRDELNVPSVADLHSAGVKFLPTDGDLTTIRFDTTTATLYLPKVRLDNNSEVVLRNLVAFEASAAPGALIFTRYTDFMNGIIDTDEDVRLLRKSGIIYNRLANDGKVASLWNGMGKCVKLTKVEYLDKVIGEVNKHYNRRWSVALMEYVNKCIFGSWQFLTVVAAGILLLLTCLQAFCSVYDCKQWSTETNLLED; this is encoded by the coding sequence ATGGATTCTAAGAATACTGATCAAGTGAGAATCGATCAATCTCGCTGGGTTATTTCAATTAGGGATGGCCTCCTTATAGATcatgaaaaagaagaggaaaaggagtTCTGCATAGCGGTGTTCAGTGTGCCAAAGGAGTTATTGGCAGTGAAGCCAGAAGCATACATTCCACAGTGCGTCTCCATCGGGCCATATCACCAGTGGAGATCCGAACTGTACGAAACAGAGAGATACAAAGTGGCTGCGGCTCGTAGATTTCAGCAGAGAATTGAAGGTTTCAAGTTCGAATCTGTAGTCGAAGAATTGAAGAAGCACGAGTGGCAAATACGGTGCTGCTACCACAAATACCTCGACTACAGCGAGGAAGCCCTGGCATGGCTCATGGCTTTGGATGCCTCGTTTGTGCTTCAGTGCTTGCAGTTCTACGTCAAACAGGCGGATCAGGCTTCCAAGGAAGTGGCATCCGAAGTGAAGCAACTGGGCAGAGTGTTAGATCCATCTGGGAGGAGCGCTACCCATAATGCAATTATGCGAGATTTGATGATGCTGGAGAATCAGGTACCGTTGTTCCTCTTGCAGAAGTTGTTGGAGATGCAGTTAGGTTCTATTGACCAGGCAGAAGAGAGGCTCTGCAACTTGGTCGTTGCTGCGTGTGAAGAATTGTCGCCCTTCATGTACAAGATGCCGGATAGTTCACGGTTGCGTGTAAAAGAAAGGGGTCATGTACTCGAAGTGCTCTATTACTCCATTGTCCCTACAGTAACCATGGGCGATGGCAATAAAGAGAGCGAAGAGACTAAAAGGGAGTCGTTGCCGGATACGAGCTTCGTAAGACAAGCTCTGAATTCGGCATGGACTGCTGTCTCCTCGTTAAACGTCCGTCCTGTTCGAAGTCTTACGGCACTGCTCAAACGTCTGTTCAAACTACTCAAAGGGAGGATCCACAAGTTTGTGGTCAAGCTACCCATGCGCCTTCTTTCTTCTCTAGGAAATTTTAAAATTCTGCGCGTTTTCAACCTGCTCTTAACTCTTCTCTTCGGATCCgacaaagcagagaaagagaaagatgGGGAAGGAGATGCAAAAGGAGAAGCAGGAGAAGCAGGAGAAGGAGGAGGTTCGTCTCTGGAAATTCCCCCTACACGGGACGAACTCAACGTTCCCTCTGTGGCCGACTTACATTCAGCTGGGGTGAAATTCCTTCCGACTGACGGAGACCTCACCACAATACGCTTCGACACAACAACTGCCACTCTTTATCTTCCCAAAGTGAGGCTGGATAACAATTCAGAAGTGGTTCTCAGAAATCTGGTGGCGTTTGAAGCTTCGGCGGCGCCTGGTGCGTTGATCTTCACTCGCTACACTGATTTCATGAACGGCATCATCGACACAGACGAAGATGTTCGGTTGCTGAGGAAGAGCGGGATTATCTACAATCGCCTGGCAAACGATGGGAAAGTGGCAAGCCTGTGGAACGGCATGGGTAAATGTGTGAAGCTCACAAAAGTCGAGTATTTAGACAAAGTAATAGGGGAGGTGAACAAGCACTATAACAGGAGATGGAGCGTTGCGCTGATGGAGTACGTGAACAAATGCATCTTTGGTTCATGGCAGTTTCTTACTGTGGTGGCTGCGGGGATTCTTTTGCTTCTCACCTGTTTGCAAGCTTTCTGCTCTGTGTATGACTGTAAGCAGTGGTCGACGGAGACAAATCTTCTGGAGGATTAA